One window of bacterium genomic DNA carries:
- a CDS encoding 2-oxoacid:acceptor oxidoreductase family protein gives LLSIPETFAGLKEGGWVIINTPEDPQKLDIPDMYKVATVNATEIALKYGLGSKAQPIVNTAILGAFSRVLESLIPLKALLESIPEEVPVKPDANQKACEEAYKLTKIRE, from the coding sequence CTTTTGTCCATTCCAGAAACCTTTGCAGGACTTAAAGAAGGTGGCTGGGTCATAATCAACACCCCAGAAGATCCACAAAAGCTTGACATCCCTGATATGTATAAAGTAGCTACTGTTAATGCCACTGAAATAGCATTGAAATATGGGCTTGGGTCTAAAGCTCAACCAATAGTGAATACTGCAATACTCGGTGCTTTCTCAAGGGTACTGGAATCACTGATCCCGCTTAAAGCCCTTTTAGAATCAATACCCGAGGAAGTTCCTGTAAAACCGGATGCCAACCAGAAAGCATGCGAAGAAGCTTACAAACTAACAAAAATTAGGGAATAA